The following coding sequences are from one Arthrobacter sp. PvP023 window:
- a CDS encoding S1C family serine protease has product MTENPAQGGSPENRGPEKPRDGWPAQPPHADTQPLDAAHRAQPQSAEKPAGDSDHDNPTVRLDQARSDNGQLHPGADGAPQPVYPQHQPFYGQQAGASTQHGAHTGSGTYSGAGAPQASGPYQANQHHQGSIYASDPASAPKRKAAFGVGTLVASILAAGLVGGGVVAASDAFLNNGSTSAVSGTGSQPGTVIVNNKDDVNVITAASLKASPSVVTIKATSGSDGGTGSGIILDDEGHILTNTHVVTLDGKTANATIEVRTSNGRVLTAKIVGTDPLSDLAVIKVDNASGLTPATLGDSGKLNVGDTAIAIGSPLGLTGTVTDGIVSTLNRTISVASSAAPKDGADDSQSNGEGGFQFAPPDGGQSQNASNQGSISINVIQTDAAINPGNSGGALVNSKGEVIGVNVAIASAGGDSSSSTSGNIGVGFSVPINHAKRVAQEIIDNGKATHGQFGVSVKAKSSTSSSSSFSVGAEVATVESGSAAAKAGLKVGDVVTKFNDLTISDPNQLTAAVREQPAGASVKVTIQRGGQEQQVDVTLGAAAEQ; this is encoded by the coding sequence ATGACTGAGAACCCAGCACAGGGTGGATCGCCTGAGAACAGGGGTCCGGAAAAGCCCCGGGATGGCTGGCCGGCGCAGCCTCCTCATGCGGACACCCAGCCGCTGGATGCGGCGCACCGGGCGCAGCCGCAGTCAGCGGAGAAGCCGGCCGGAGACTCAGACCATGACAACCCGACCGTCCGGCTGGATCAGGCGCGGTCCGACAATGGACAGCTGCACCCCGGCGCGGACGGTGCTCCGCAGCCCGTCTATCCGCAGCACCAGCCGTTCTACGGTCAGCAGGCCGGTGCCTCCACCCAGCATGGCGCCCACACAGGAAGCGGCACGTACTCAGGTGCCGGAGCCCCCCAGGCCAGTGGCCCCTACCAGGCCAACCAGCACCACCAGGGCAGCATTTATGCCTCGGACCCCGCGAGTGCCCCGAAGCGGAAAGCTGCCTTCGGGGTGGGAACCCTGGTGGCCAGCATCCTTGCCGCCGGCCTCGTGGGCGGCGGCGTGGTGGCGGCCAGTGACGCCTTCCTGAACAACGGTTCCACGTCTGCCGTCAGCGGTACCGGCAGCCAGCCCGGCACCGTGATCGTGAACAACAAGGACGACGTCAACGTCATCACTGCTGCCTCCCTGAAAGCGTCGCCGAGCGTTGTGACCATCAAGGCGACGAGCGGAAGCGACGGCGGCACCGGCTCGGGCATTATCCTCGACGACGAGGGCCATATCCTGACGAACACCCACGTGGTGACCTTGGACGGCAAAACGGCCAACGCCACCATCGAAGTCCGCACGAGTAATGGCAGGGTCCTCACCGCGAAGATCGTGGGCACGGATCCCCTGAGCGACCTGGCTGTCATCAAGGTGGACAACGCGTCCGGGCTGACTCCGGCAACCCTTGGTGACTCCGGCAAGCTGAATGTGGGGGACACCGCCATCGCCATCGGCTCACCCCTGGGCCTGACGGGCACCGTCACCGACGGCATCGTCTCCACCCTGAACCGGACCATCAGCGTGGCTTCTTCTGCCGCGCCGAAGGACGGAGCGGACGATTCGCAAAGCAATGGCGAGGGCGGCTTCCAGTTTGCGCCGCCGGACGGCGGCCAGAGCCAGAACGCCTCGAACCAGGGCTCCATCTCGATCAACGTTATCCAGACCGATGCCGCCATCAACCCCGGCAACTCCGGCGGCGCCCTCGTCAACAGCAAGGGTGAAGTCATCGGCGTGAACGTGGCCATCGCCTCGGCGGGTGGTGACTCAAGCTCCAGCACGAGCGGCAACATCGGCGTGGGCTTCAGCGTTCCCATCAACCACGCCAAACGCGTGGCCCAGGAGATCATCGATAACGGCAAGGCGACGCACGGCCAGTTCGGAGTCAGTGTCAAGGCGAAGTCATCGACGTCGTCAAGCTCTTCCTTCTCGGTGGGCGCCGAAGTGGCCACGGTGGAGTCCGGTTCCGCTGCTGCCAAGGCCGGGCTTAAGGTGGGCGACGTCGTCACGAAGTTCAACGACCTCACCATCAGCGATCCCAACCAGCTGACAGCAGCGGTCAGGGAACAGCCTGCGGGCGCGTCTGTGAAGGTCACTATCCAGCGCGGGGGCCAGGAACAGCAGGTTGACGTGACGCTTGGCGCGGCAGCGGAGCAGTAA
- a CDS encoding tRNA (cytidine(34)-2'-O)-methyltransferase produces the protein MFRILFHTPEIPGNTGNAIRLAAITGAELHLVEPLGFDFSDAKLRRAGLDYHDLAVVTVHKSIEAAWEALQPERVYAFTSDGETSYSDISYLAGDVLLFGPESVGLPEELKHDPHVTARVRLPMLPSLRSLNLANAASIAVFEAWRQNGFAGAKL, from the coding sequence GTGTTCCGCATTCTCTTCCACACTCCTGAAATTCCCGGCAATACGGGCAACGCCATCCGGCTGGCTGCCATCACAGGCGCCGAACTGCACCTGGTGGAGCCTCTGGGCTTTGATTTTTCCGACGCCAAGCTTCGCCGCGCCGGCCTGGACTACCATGACCTCGCCGTCGTGACGGTGCACAAAAGCATCGAGGCCGCCTGGGAGGCTTTGCAGCCTGAGCGCGTCTACGCGTTCACGTCCGACGGCGAAACCTCCTATTCGGACATCAGTTACCTCGCCGGCGATGTCCTCCTCTTCGGACCGGAATCTGTGGGACTTCCGGAGGAACTCAAGCACGATCCGCATGTGACGGCCCGGGTGCGGCTTCCGATGCTGCCGTCCCTGCGGTCCCTGAATCTTGCCAACGCGGCTTCGATCGCGGTCTTTGAGGCCTGGCGCCAAAACGGCTTCGCCGGCGCCAAGCTCTAG
- a CDS encoding sigma-70 family RNA polymerase sigma factor — protein METPNAPNPEATASPGTSADVNRRLGDLLARIADGDQEAFAEFYELTSRRVFGMARRVLIDPELSEDTTQEVFLQVWQNAAKFNPEAGSPLAWLMTISHRRAVDKVRSSQSSTDREAKYGASSQEIDHDSVSDEVGSRLEAEAVVRCLDTLTETQQQSVRLAYYGGLTYREVAEKLNAAVPTIKSRIRDGLIRLKTCLGVS, from the coding sequence ATGGAAACTCCCAACGCCCCAAACCCAGAGGCCACTGCTTCCCCTGGCACTTCGGCCGACGTGAACCGCCGGCTTGGCGACCTGCTGGCTCGAATCGCCGACGGGGACCAAGAGGCCTTCGCGGAGTTCTACGAATTGACGTCGCGGCGTGTGTTCGGCATGGCCCGCCGCGTCCTGATCGACCCCGAGCTCAGTGAGGACACCACCCAGGAAGTGTTCCTCCAGGTCTGGCAGAACGCGGCAAAGTTCAATCCGGAGGCAGGCAGCCCGCTGGCCTGGCTGATGACTATTTCGCACCGCCGGGCGGTGGACAAGGTGAGGTCCTCCCAGTCGTCAACCGACAGGGAGGCCAAGTACGGGGCCAGCAGCCAGGAGATTGACCATGACTCCGTCTCGGACGAGGTCGGAAGCAGGCTGGAAGCCGAGGCCGTGGTCAGGTGTCTGGATACCCTCACCGAGACCCAGCAGCAGTCCGTCCGGCTGGCCTACTACGGCGGGCTGACGTACCGCGAAGTCGCGGAGAAACTGAACGCCGCCGTGCCCACCATCAAGTCCCGCATCCGCGATGGACTGATCCGTTTGAAGACCTGTCTGGGGGTGAGTTGA
- a CDS encoding electron transfer flavoprotein subunit alpha/FixB family protein, with protein sequence MAKVLVFIDNPGQALKKSSLELLTIARSLGETAVAVNGALNDDVVAALGAQGATAVFRPSSEDLDAYLIGPKAAYLAGAVAASGATTVLLENSFDGKEIAARLGIKLGAGVITDVVGVEADGTAHKSVLAGSYTTTAKATTAVSVLTVKPNSVTPEPAAAAASPEVLTVDVPGSATAGAARITGRKDKPASGRPDLTEARIVVAGGRGVDGDFGPVEELADALGAAVGASRAATDAGWIGHDAQVGQTGKTVSPQLYISAGISGAIQQKAGMQTAKVIVAVNKDAESPVFEIADFGIIGDLFQVLPQATEEIKKRKG encoded by the coding sequence ATGGCAAAAGTACTTGTATTCATTGACAACCCCGGCCAGGCCCTCAAGAAGAGCAGCCTGGAACTGCTGACAATCGCCCGCTCGCTGGGTGAGACGGCCGTCGCCGTGAACGGCGCGCTGAACGACGACGTCGTAGCCGCCTTGGGCGCCCAAGGTGCCACGGCCGTCTTCCGCCCGTCGTCCGAGGACCTGGACGCCTACCTGATTGGTCCCAAGGCCGCCTACCTTGCCGGTGCCGTTGCGGCTTCAGGCGCCACCACTGTGCTCCTGGAGAACTCGTTCGACGGCAAGGAGATCGCAGCCCGGCTGGGCATCAAGCTCGGCGCGGGTGTCATTACGGACGTCGTGGGCGTCGAAGCGGACGGCACTGCCCACAAGTCCGTCTTGGCAGGCTCCTATACCACCACGGCCAAGGCCACCACGGCCGTTTCCGTGCTGACTGTCAAGCCGAACAGTGTCACGCCGGAACCCGCCGCTGCGGCAGCGAGCCCGGAAGTCCTCACCGTTGACGTTCCGGGCTCTGCCACGGCCGGCGCTGCCCGCATCACTGGACGCAAGGACAAGCCCGCCAGCGGCCGCCCGGACCTCACCGAAGCCCGGATCGTGGTGGCAGGCGGTCGCGGCGTGGATGGCGACTTCGGCCCGGTGGAGGAGCTTGCCGACGCCCTTGGCGCTGCCGTGGGTGCGTCCCGCGCCGCTACGGACGCCGGCTGGATCGGCCACGATGCGCAGGTGGGCCAGACGGGCAAGACCGTTTCCCCTCAGCTGTACATTTCGGCGGGCATCTCCGGCGCGATCCAGCAGAAGGCCGGCATGCAGACCGCCAAGGTCATCGTTGCTGTCAACAAGGATGCCGAGTCGCCCGTCTTCGAAATTGCCGACTTCGGGATCATCGGGGACCTCTTCCAGGTCCTTCCGCAGGCGACTGAAGAGATCAAGAAGCGCAAGGGCTGA
- a CDS encoding PspA/IM30 family protein yields MVKQSIFGRMAQLAKANINSLLDQAEDPQKMLDQMVRDYTNNIAEAESAVAQTIGNLRMLQDDYNEDVKNAQDWGNKALAASRKADEYRNSGDTVDAQKFDNLAKVAIQRQMSAENEAKAAEPSIASQTEVVEKLKTGLDQMKGKLNELTSKRNELVARSKTAAAQSQVHDALKSIDFMDPTSEVGRFEEKIRREEAKVRGQQELAASSLDAQFNQLEDLGEQTEIEARLAALKSGGAKPAIGSSANSTAAGSTVEEADFDKL; encoded by the coding sequence ATGGTTAAGCAGTCCATTTTCGGCCGTATGGCGCAGCTGGCAAAGGCGAACATCAACTCCTTGCTGGACCAGGCTGAAGATCCGCAGAAGATGCTGGACCAGATGGTCCGGGACTACACGAACAACATTGCCGAAGCTGAATCTGCCGTTGCGCAGACCATCGGAAACCTGCGGATGCTCCAGGACGACTACAACGAGGACGTCAAGAACGCCCAGGACTGGGGCAACAAGGCCCTGGCAGCGTCCCGCAAGGCCGACGAGTACCGGAACAGCGGCGACACCGTAGACGCCCAGAAGTTCGACAACTTGGCCAAGGTCGCCATCCAGCGCCAGATGTCGGCCGAGAACGAGGCCAAGGCTGCCGAGCCCAGCATCGCTTCGCAGACCGAAGTTGTGGAGAAGCTCAAGACCGGCCTGGACCAGATGAAGGGCAAGCTCAACGAGCTGACCAGCAAGCGCAATGAGCTGGTGGCCCGCTCCAAGACCGCCGCCGCGCAGTCCCAGGTTCACGACGCACTCAAGAGCATCGACTTCATGGACCCCACCAGCGAGGTGGGCCGCTTCGAAGAGAAGATCCGCCGCGAAGAAGCCAAGGTCCGCGGTCAGCAGGAACTGGCCGCTTCCAGCCTTGACGCACAGTTCAACCAGCTCGAAGACCTCGGCGAACAGACCGAGATCGAAGCCCGGCTCGCGGCTTTGAAGTCCGGCGGCGCGAAGCCTGCCATCGGATCGTCGGCCAATTCCACGGCTGCCGGCTCCACTGTTGAAGAAGCTGATTTCGACAAGCTCTAG
- a CDS encoding TPM domain-containing protein produces the protein MRSKFKRLLAVIGLAGLLAVPATSAWAEPPVTIPSGQNIVDNANVLGSRKAEVQEAIQKLLKDHKYNLYVVTVKKFESPTDPKAWAQEVAKNKGMGKADVILAMSDEGKYYFAPNSTSSIASKTSNITQNAIVANLAGGKKDYAQAAIDTASAVGDAAGGGSGTVSSGDGAGAAVLVGTGVVVAGGAGAYLYFRNRRKKAAASSASYGPQGAELDPLASLSVDELRRKSGSLLIEADNAINSSEQELGFAQAQYGDAAVGNFTKALQEAKGHMSESFKLQQQLDDHIPDTEEQQRSWLGEIIRRSEAALASLQEQKADFDSLRELEKNAPQALAAVNAGAADADARIASAEQTLTELRAKYADSALVQVSDNIGQAKERLAFVQNASSTARDKLAAGEGSLAAVAVRAAEESLHQTKVLLEAITKVSGSLDEARNRLEAAVVDTSQDLAQARAMIQSGAHPELAGPVAGVEAALAQVKAEIQGGKIDPIATLERVEAAHQSLDQSLTGIRDQQEQARRAQASLQQTIMSAQAQISATSDYITARRGGVGTEARTRLAEAQRNLDYALSISRNDPVTALTYAQQAHALAAQAAQLAQGDVDSFGYANQGYGRGGMFGGGGGGGLGGAILGGILINSILNGGSGGGWGGGHSDGGGWGGGDFGGGGGDFGGGDFGGGDSGSF, from the coding sequence ATGCGGTCTAAGTTCAAACGTCTCCTCGCCGTGATCGGCCTTGCCGGGTTGCTGGCGGTCCCCGCCACCTCAGCCTGGGCCGAGCCACCGGTGACCATCCCGTCCGGCCAAAACATCGTGGACAACGCCAATGTGCTCGGAAGCCGCAAGGCCGAAGTCCAGGAAGCAATCCAGAAGCTCCTTAAGGACCACAAGTACAACCTGTACGTGGTCACCGTGAAAAAGTTCGAAAGCCCCACGGATCCCAAGGCATGGGCCCAAGAAGTGGCTAAGAACAAGGGCATGGGTAAGGCCGACGTAATACTGGCTATGTCGGACGAGGGTAAGTACTACTTCGCCCCGAATTCAACGAGTTCCATAGCCTCCAAAACGAGCAACATCACCCAGAACGCCATCGTGGCCAACCTTGCCGGTGGCAAGAAGGACTACGCCCAGGCCGCCATAGACACCGCCTCGGCAGTCGGCGACGCCGCCGGTGGCGGCAGCGGAACCGTCTCGTCCGGTGATGGTGCCGGAGCGGCAGTACTGGTCGGCACCGGCGTCGTTGTGGCTGGTGGCGCCGGTGCTTACCTCTACTTCCGGAACCGCCGAAAGAAGGCTGCAGCGTCGAGCGCCAGCTATGGCCCGCAGGGTGCGGAACTGGACCCCTTGGCTTCACTCAGCGTGGACGAACTGCGCCGGAAGAGCGGTTCGCTGCTGATTGAGGCCGACAACGCCATCAACTCGAGCGAGCAGGAACTCGGCTTCGCCCAGGCGCAGTACGGAGACGCCGCCGTCGGGAACTTCACCAAGGCGCTGCAGGAAGCCAAGGGCCACATGTCCGAGTCGTTCAAGCTGCAGCAGCAGCTTGACGACCACATTCCGGACACCGAAGAGCAGCAGCGCAGCTGGCTCGGCGAAATCATCCGCCGTTCGGAGGCGGCACTGGCCTCCCTCCAGGAACAAAAGGCCGACTTCGACTCCCTGCGTGAGTTGGAGAAGAACGCGCCGCAGGCCCTTGCCGCAGTGAACGCCGGTGCCGCGGATGCTGACGCCCGGATCGCCAGTGCGGAGCAAACGCTGACTGAACTGCGGGCCAAGTATGCAGACAGCGCCCTTGTCCAGGTCTCGGACAACATCGGCCAGGCCAAGGAGCGGCTCGCCTTCGTGCAAAATGCCAGTTCAACAGCCCGGGACAAGCTGGCCGCCGGCGAGGGCAGCCTGGCCGCTGTGGCCGTCCGCGCCGCCGAAGAAAGCCTGCACCAGACAAAAGTACTGCTCGAAGCCATCACCAAGGTCTCGGGAAGCCTGGACGAGGCACGCAACAGGCTTGAGGCCGCCGTGGTTGACACGTCCCAGGACCTCGCCCAGGCCAGGGCGATGATCCAGTCGGGAGCCCACCCGGAACTTGCCGGTCCGGTAGCCGGAGTGGAAGCTGCCCTGGCACAGGTCAAGGCGGAGATCCAGGGTGGAAAGATCGATCCGATTGCCACGCTGGAACGGGTGGAAGCGGCCCATCAGTCACTGGATCAGTCCCTGACCGGCATCCGCGACCAGCAGGAGCAGGCCCGCCGTGCGCAGGCCTCGCTGCAGCAGACCATCATGTCGGCCCAGGCCCAGATCAGTGCCACCTCGGACTACATCACCGCACGCCGCGGCGGTGTAGGAACCGAGGCACGGACGCGCCTTGCCGAGGCCCAGCGGAATCTGGACTATGCCCTGTCCATATCCCGCAATGATCCCGTCACCGCCCTGACCTATGCCCAGCAGGCCCACGCACTGGCAGCCCAGGCTGCGCAGCTCGCCCAGGGGGATGTGGACAGCTTCGGCTACGCAAACCAGGGCTACGGCCGCGGCGGCATGTTCGGCGGCGGCGGTGGCGGCGGCCTCGGCGGCGCCATCCTGGGCGGCATCCTCATCAACTCCATCCTCAACGGAGGCAGCGGCGGCGGCTGGGGCGGCGGCCACAGCGACGGCGGCGGCTGGGGTGGCGGCGATTTCGGCGGCGGAGGCGGGGACTTCGGCGGCGGCGATTTCGGTGGCGGAGACTCCGGCAGCTTCTAG
- a CDS encoding anti-sigma factor domain-containing protein: MTDMNQPNSSRSSGMFAHDIAADLAAGRAVELAELYALDAVDPAERSAIEDYISAAPAPEREAFDERVRQGRETLAVTFTAEEEPPAGLFDRILAQLPAQSRSQLPAQPGTMPTAAPPFHGHAQEPGRAPVADELGAARVRREERRRAPGLRNWLVGVAAAAVIALGGVGVGAYVANQNDPLNQVLQAQDVREATVDVSGGGTATVAISTSKDAVVVKMNGVPAPPAGKVYQMWLIPKDGSAPVSQGLMDAEALSKPAVVKGIHSAAALGITVEPVGGSASPTLPTVAAAPLGA, from the coding sequence ATGACCGACATGAACCAACCTAACAGCAGCCGTTCCTCCGGAATGTTTGCCCATGACATCGCCGCGGACCTGGCCGCCGGCCGCGCGGTGGAACTGGCGGAATTGTATGCCCTGGACGCCGTGGACCCCGCCGAACGTTCTGCCATTGAGGACTACATCTCGGCCGCGCCGGCGCCGGAACGGGAGGCGTTCGATGAGCGTGTGCGGCAGGGACGCGAAACGCTGGCCGTTACCTTTACTGCCGAGGAGGAACCGCCCGCCGGGCTGTTCGACCGCATCCTGGCACAGCTGCCCGCGCAGTCCCGGAGCCAGCTTCCGGCACAGCCCGGCACCATGCCCACAGCTGCTCCCCCGTTCCACGGACATGCGCAGGAACCGGGCCGGGCTCCCGTCGCCGATGAACTCGGTGCGGCCCGCGTGCGCCGCGAAGAGCGTCGCCGGGCACCGGGGCTCCGCAACTGGCTGGTGGGCGTGGCAGCGGCCGCTGTCATCGCCCTGGGCGGAGTGGGAGTGGGCGCATACGTGGCCAACCAGAACGATCCGCTCAACCAGGTGCTCCAGGCCCAGGATGTCCGGGAGGCAACTGTCGATGTCAGTGGCGGAGGCACGGCCACCGTGGCCATTTCGACCTCCAAGGACGCAGTCGTGGTCAAGATGAATGGCGTCCCGGCTCCTCCTGCCGGCAAGGTGTACCAGATGTGGCTGATCCCCAAGGACGGTTCCGCTCCGGTTTCGCAAGGGCTCATGGACGCGGAGGCACTGTCCAAACCGGCCGTCGTGAAGGGCATTCATTCGGCGGCGGCACTGGGCATCACGGTTGAACCGGTCGGCGGTTCGGCGTCGCCCACTCTGCCGACGGTTGCCGCGGCTCCGCTCGGAGCCTAG
- a CDS encoding electron transfer flavoprotein subunit beta/FixA family protein, with translation MKIIVLVKHVPDAQLDRHLSDEDNTTDRADSILSELDEYALEAALQLTEARGGAKAGNQVIALSMGPAGAVNAIKKSLQIGATEGVHLRDDALAGSDAAATSLALAAAVRHLGADSPVDLVLTGMASTDGETSLVPAQLAERLDLPQVTFASELEVDGGRVIARRDSDTHYDTVEATLPAVVSVTDQINEPRFPNFKGIIAAKRKTITTLTLAEIGVDPAQVGKAGSWTEVKTAAARPPRTAGTIITDEGDAGIKLVDFLAAQKLL, from the coding sequence TTGAAGATCATCGTTCTGGTCAAACATGTACCAGACGCGCAATTGGACCGTCACCTCAGCGACGAGGACAACACCACCGACCGCGCCGATAGCATCCTGTCCGAGCTGGACGAATACGCCCTGGAAGCTGCACTGCAACTGACCGAGGCCCGCGGCGGAGCCAAAGCCGGCAACCAGGTCATCGCCCTCAGCATGGGTCCGGCGGGCGCCGTTAACGCCATCAAGAAATCACTCCAGATCGGCGCCACCGAGGGCGTACACCTCCGTGACGACGCCCTGGCCGGATCCGATGCCGCTGCAACCTCCCTGGCGCTGGCTGCAGCCGTCCGGCACCTCGGGGCCGACAGCCCGGTGGACCTGGTCCTGACCGGCATGGCATCCACCGACGGCGAAACCTCCCTGGTGCCCGCGCAGCTTGCAGAGCGGCTTGACCTCCCGCAGGTCACGTTTGCCTCCGAACTCGAAGTTGACGGCGGCCGCGTCATCGCCCGCCGCGACAGCGACACCCACTACGACACCGTCGAGGCAACACTGCCCGCCGTCGTGTCCGTGACCGACCAGATCAACGAGCCCCGGTTCCCCAACTTCAAGGGAATCATCGCGGCCAAGCGCAAGACGATCACCACGCTCACGCTGGCGGAGATCGGTGTGGACCCCGCACAGGTGGGCAAGGCCGGTTCCTGGACCGAAGTGAAGACGGCGGCTGCACGTCCGCCGCGCACCGCCGGCACCATCATCACCGACGAAGGCGACGCCGGCATCAAGCTGGTGGACTTCCTGGCCGCCCAGAAGCTGCTCTAA
- a CDS encoding PIG-L deacetylase family protein, whose translation MSTNATAQSPFNPEHHRVERVLCFTAHPDDVDFGAAGTIAAWTGAGVEVSYCIMTDGDAGGFDPAQREEIVAMRAEEQRRAAALVGVTDIHYLHERDGYLEPTHEVMRGVVKLIREIRPDVVLSMHPERNWNRIQKSHPDHLAVGEAVTRAVYPALENPFAYPDLAEAGLAAYKLPWLWLFAGPEERENHFVDVTAHVDNKLEAIHVHASQHPDLEAMDRTVRGLMLATGERAGMPSGHSAEAFHVVSVNGPGTIAGF comes from the coding sequence TTGAGCACCAACGCTACGGCGCAAAGCCCGTTCAATCCGGAACACCACCGGGTTGAGCGGGTCCTTTGTTTTACCGCCCACCCGGACGACGTCGACTTTGGTGCCGCCGGAACCATCGCAGCCTGGACCGGGGCGGGGGTTGAGGTCAGCTACTGCATCATGACCGACGGCGATGCCGGCGGCTTCGACCCCGCGCAGCGCGAGGAAATAGTGGCCATGAGGGCCGAAGAGCAGCGCCGCGCCGCCGCACTGGTCGGCGTGACGGACATCCACTACCTGCACGAACGGGACGGCTATCTGGAGCCCACGCACGAGGTGATGAGGGGAGTGGTGAAGCTGATCCGTGAGATCCGGCCCGACGTCGTTCTTTCCATGCATCCTGAACGCAACTGGAACCGCATCCAGAAGAGCCACCCGGATCACCTGGCCGTGGGCGAAGCCGTCACCCGGGCGGTTTATCCCGCCCTGGAAAACCCTTTCGCCTACCCCGACCTTGCCGAAGCGGGCCTGGCGGCCTACAAGTTACCTTGGCTGTGGTTGTTTGCCGGGCCGGAGGAGCGGGAAAACCACTTCGTGGACGTCACTGCCCACGTGGACAACAAACTCGAGGCCATCCACGTTCACGCCAGCCAGCACCCGGACCTCGAAGCGATGGACCGGACGGTCCGGGGGCTCATGCTGGCTACCGGCGAACGGGCGGGAATGCCCTCCGGGCACAGCGCCGAGGCCTTCCACGTGGTCTCCGTTAACGGCCCGGGGACTATTGCGGGCTTCTAG
- a CDS encoding MerR family transcriptional regulator: MKQKEPRGWSIAEVARLSNVSSRTLRHYHQLGILDPAYTGQNGYRYYAQEQLLRLQRILLLRELGLGLEAIAEVLAGQTSQLDALAVHREWLLAERDRLSRMAATVDATMTALRQGDTMSAEEIFKDFDNNPYEEEARQRWGDQAVEDSKTRHAAMSDVAKKAFMQEAQDINEELARCFDAGLKAAAPEVQAVVDRHYKWVCASWTPDAEGYVGLGRMYVEDPLFTAFYDKRRAGLAPYLFEGIKTYAAARLS, from the coding sequence ATGAAGCAGAAGGAGCCCCGCGGCTGGTCCATCGCCGAGGTTGCGCGGCTGAGCAACGTCTCGTCCCGCACCCTCCGGCACTATCACCAGCTGGGTATCCTGGATCCCGCTTACACCGGGCAGAACGGCTACCGATATTACGCCCAGGAGCAGCTGCTCCGGCTGCAGCGGATCCTCCTGCTTCGCGAACTTGGCCTCGGCCTCGAAGCCATCGCAGAGGTCCTCGCCGGACAAACCAGCCAGCTGGACGCACTTGCAGTGCACCGTGAGTGGCTGCTGGCTGAACGCGACCGCCTCAGCCGGATGGCCGCCACCGTAGATGCCACCATGACCGCGCTAAGACAAGGAGACACCATGTCCGCCGAGGAAATCTTCAAAGATTTCGACAACAACCCGTACGAGGAAGAGGCCCGGCAGCGCTGGGGCGACCAGGCCGTTGAAGACAGCAAAACACGTCACGCCGCGATGAGCGACGTCGCAAAAAAGGCGTTCATGCAGGAAGCACAGGACATCAACGAGGAGCTGGCGCGCTGCTTCGATGCCGGCCTGAAGGCGGCAGCGCCGGAAGTCCAGGCCGTCGTCGACCGGCACTACAAGTGGGTTTGCGCCAGCTGGACCCCGGACGCCGAAGGCTACGTCGGCCTGGGCCGCATGTACGTCGAGGACCCCCTGTTTACTGCCTTCTACGACAAGCGCCGCGCAGGCCTGGCTCCCTACCTTTTCGAGGGGATCAAGACCTACGCGGCAGCACGGCTCAGCTAG